A DNA window from Camelina sativa cultivar DH55 chromosome 17, Cs, whole genome shotgun sequence contains the following coding sequences:
- the LOC104760092 gene encoding F-box/kelch-repeat protein At1g24800-like, with protein sequence MSSKTICDLPPKLVGEKILTKVPITSLSAVRSTSKLWDALSKDWIVGEAEASRQQFLVFMTMDSKALGYDINRNHYKILRFVDNCIHLKHYFGFEIYDFGSKSWRILDVRPDWEVEYYQCGVTLKGNTYFFAHEKSRRDFFASIHKPASVGLEDEDVEDFLLCFDFTTERFGPRLPLSFHSYSEDIVTLSCVREEQLAVLYQQGDDSIETLEIWVTTKIDPSVVSWSKFLKVDMRLLLTSSSFDVVRFDHNSGSFFIDEEEKVAVVFDVDGFLHTESARYHTAFIIGDDGFFKSVSLGEAPNVYVGEPGYLGYTPQVFLPPSCVLLFLSPKLSANQPPTTQKESRR encoded by the exons ATGAGTAGTAAGACAATATGTGATCTTCCACCGAAACTGGTAGGGGAGAAAATACTCACCAAGGTTCCGATAACATCCCTATCAGCAGTGCGATCCACTAGCAAATTATGGGACGCCTTATCCAAAGATTGGATTGTGGGTGAAGCAGAAGCATCAAGGCAGCAGTTTTTGGTGTTCATGACGATGGATTCCAAG GCTCTGGGATACGACATCAACCGTAACcactacaaaatcttgaggtttgTGGATAATTGCATCCATTTAAAACACTATTTTGGGTTCGAGATCTATGACTTTGGGTCTAAGTCATGGAGGATTCTAGACGTCAGACCCGACTGGGAGGTAGAATACTATCAATGCGGCGTGACTTTAAAGggaaatacttatttttttgcCCATGAGAAGTCAAGGCGTGACTTTTTTGCTTCAATACACAAACCAGCCAGCGTTGGattggaagatgaagatgttgaagatttcttactctgttttgattttacaacagagagatttggaccgcGTCTGCCTCTTTCGTTTCACTCTTATAGTGAAGATATTGTGACCCTCTCATGTGTTAGAGAAGAACAGCTCGCTGTGCTATATCAGCAGGGTGATGACTCAATTGAAACATTGGAGATTTGGGTTACCACGAAGATTGATCCTAGTGTTGTGTCCTGGAGCAAGTTTTTGAAAGTAGATATGAGATTACTACTCACTAGTAGTAGTTTTGATGTTGTTCGGTTTGACCATAACTCTGGGAgcttcttcattgacgaggaaGAGAAAGTTGCCGTGGTTTTCGATGTAGACGGATTTCTACACACCGAGAGTGCCCGGTACCACACTGCTTTTATCATTGGAGACGACGGTTTCTTTAAATCTGTGAGTCTCGGAGAAGCTCCCAATGTCTATGTCGGGGAACCTGGCTATCTCGGATATACTCCGCAAGTGTTTCTCCCCCCCTCTTGTGTGCTCCTCTTCTTATCTCCCAAGCTTAGTGCAAATCAACCACCAACGACGCAAAAGGAAAGTAGGAGATGA
- the LOC104759010 gene encoding uncharacterized protein LOC104759010 encodes MALRQKLGWSEGDLMRSDAKPCSRLMRQTAAIFTVGGAIGFWVLCRLHYGPRITVPRSLRWAGCGAVSVSTSTAMLVRLFSPECEPQNIAAYDHIKTPQASLP; translated from the exons ATGGCGTTAAGGCAGAAGTTAGGATGGTCAGAGGGAGATCTAATGAGATCAGATGCTAAGCCATGTTCAAGACTGATGAGACAAACTGCTGCCATTTTCACTGTTGGTGGAGCTATTGGTTTCTGGGTTCTCTGCAGACTTCACTATg GTCCTAGGATCACAGTGCCAAGGAGTTTACGGTGGGCGGGGTGCGGTGCTGTGTCTGTGAGCACATCTACTGCGATGCTTGTCCGTCTCTTCAGCCCTGAATGTGAACCACAAAACATTGCTGCCTATGATCACATCAAAACCCCTCAAGCTTCACTCCCTTAA
- the LOC104759013 gene encoding aspartic proteinase A1, translating into MVSSKTRNKLIHQATCFCLLAILIHPTTSSDLFRVGLKKRRLELDDIRASRVIRKLKYSQHPSDYQSFAVVGGDSSEQNLVILKNFLDAQYYGVIGIGTPSQEFEVIFDTGSSNLWVPSSKCYFSLACYLHPKYKSTKSKTYTKNGKMCKITYGSGSISGFFSEDNVKVGDLVVKNQEFIEATSEGSLSFLLGKFDGLLGLGFQEISVGNAVPVWYNMVDQGLVKEKVFSFWLNRDTKAEVGGEIVFGGVDPAHFKGNHTYVPVTRKGYWQFNMGDILVGNNSTGFCEQGCAAIMDSGTSLLAGPTTVITQINHAIGAEGIVSAECKGVVSQYGEMIWDLLVSKGLPRQVCKELGLCVFGQETGIKTVVEKERSSLLCEVCEMAVVWVQTKLKLNETKEKAFEYVNQLCESLPSPAGESIIDCKNIENMPNVTFTIGGNPFSLTPQQYILKTGVGYAEMCISGFSAYDLPPPTGPLWIIGDVFMGAYHTVFDSENLQIGIAEAT; encoded by the exons ATGGTTTCCTCCAAAACACGAAACAAACTTATCCATCAAGCCACTTGTTTCTGTCTGTTAGCAATCTTGATTCATCCAACAACCTCCAGTGATCTGTTTCGTGTTGGTCTGAAGAAGAGACGGCTTGAGCTCGATGATATACGAGCCAGCAGAGTTATCAGAAAGCTGAAATATTCACAACATCCCTCAGATTACCAGTCTTTTGCTGTTGTAGGAGGTGATTCTAGTGAACAAAACCTGGTGATTCTTAAAAACTTCTTGGATGCTCAATACTACGGAGTTATTGGAATTGGAACGCCTTCGCAGGAATTTGAAGTTATATTCGATACTGGAAGTTCCAATCTCTGGGTTCCATCTTCAAAATGCTACTTCTCT CTGGCTTGTTATCTCCATCCCAAGTACAAGTCAACGAAATCCAAAACATACACCAAGAATG GAAAGATGTGTAAAATAACTTATGGGTCGGGGTCGATCTCTGGCTTCTTTAGTGAGGACAATGTGAAAGTTGGTGATCTTGTAGTTAAGAATCag GAGTTTATCGAAGCTACAAGCGAAGGGagtctttcttttctccttggAAAGTTTGATGGTCTACTCGGGTTAGGATTTCAGGAGATATCAGTCGGAAATGCCGTACCAGTTTGGTACAACATGGTGGATCAAGGACTAGTGAAGGAGAAAGTTTTCTCATTCTGGCTAAACCGTGATACCAAAGCTGAAGTTGGAGGTGAGATTGTGTTTGGCGGTGTTGATCCGGCCCACTTCAAAGGCAACCACACCTATGTCCCTGTCACTAGAAAAGGCTATTGGCAG TTTAACATGGGCGATATCTTAGTCGGTAACAACTCAACTG GTTTTTGTGAGCAAGGTTGTGCTGCAATTATGGACTCAGGAACTTCACTACTTGCTGGACCAACT ACTGTTATCACGCAAATTAACCACGCTATTGGCGCTGAGGGCATCGTAAGCGCGGAATGCAAGGGTGTTGTCTCTCAATACGGAGAAATGATATGGGATCTTTTAGTATCAAAG GGGCTACCTCGTCAAGTGTGTAAAGAGCTCGGTCTCTGCGTTTTCGGACAAGA GACGGGAATAAAAACAGtggtggagaaagagagatcatcACTTCTATGTGAAGTTTGTGAGATGGCTGTTGTTTGGGTTCAAACAAAACTGAAACTGAATGAAACCAAAGAGAAAGCGTTTGAATACGTAAACCAGCTTTGTGAGAGCCTTCCAAGTCCCGCAGGTGAATCAATTATTGACTGCAAGAACATCGAAAACATGCCAAATGTTACATTCACAATTGGAGGCAACCCCTTCTCTCTTACACCTCAACAA TACATTCTCAAAACTGGAGTAGGCTATGCTGAGATGTGCATAAGCGGGTTTTCGGCTTACGATTTGCCTCCACCGACTGGTCCTCTCTG GATTATTGGGGATGTCTTTATGGGAGCCTACCACACCGTATTTGATTCAGAAAATCTTCAAATCGGAATCGCCGAAGCTACATAA
- the LOC104759012 gene encoding aspartic proteinase A1-like isoform X2 yields MVSSEARRNKFIHQATCFCLLAILLHPTTSTNLFRVGLKKRQLELDDIRASRVISKLKYSHSQHPTDYYHSFATLGGGSSDHDHQVILKNYLNAQYYGVIAIGTPPQEFKVLFDTGSSNLWVPSSKCYLSLTCYLHPKYKSTKSKTYTKNGKPGTIKYGSGSMSGFFSEDNVKVGDLVVKNQEFIEATRERSLTYLLAKFDGLLGLGFQEISVGNAVPVWYNMVDQGLVKDKVFSFWLNRDTKAEVGGEIVFGGVDPAHFKGNHTYVPVTRKGYWQTVIAQINHAIGAKGVVSAECNEIISQYGEMIWDLLVSKVPRRQVCKDLGLCVFRQETGIKSVVEKERSSALCKVCEMVVVWIHTKLKMNETKEKVFEYVYQLCESHLSPAGEAVFDCNNIENMPDVTFTIGGNHFSLTPQQYILKTRVAFSNTEMCISGFAGYDLPSPTGPLWIIGDVFMGAYHTVFDSGNLQIGIAVAT; encoded by the exons ATGGTTTCCTCTGAAGCACGAAGAAACAAATTTATCCATCAAGCCACTTGTTTCTGTCTCTTAGCAATCTTGCTTCATCCAACAACCTCCACTAATCTGTTTCGTGTTGGTCTGAAGAAGAGACAGCTTGAGCTTGACGATATAAGAGCCAGCAGAGTGATCAGTAAGCTGAAATATTCACATTCACAACATCCCACAGATTATTACCATTCTTTTGCTACTTTAGGAGGTGGTTCTAGTGACCATGATCATCAGGTGATTCTTAAAAACTACTTAAACGCTCAATACTATGGAGTTATTGCAATCGGAACGCCTCCACAAGAATTCAAAGTTCTATTCGATACCGGAAGTTCCAATCTTTGGGTTCCATCTTCAAAATGCTACTTATCC CTAACTTGTTATCTCCATCCCAAGTACAAGTCCACCAAATCCAAAACATACACCAAGAATG GAAAGCCAGGTACAATAAAATATGGGTCAGGTTCGATGTCTGGCTTCTTTAGCGAGGACAATGTGAAAGTTGGTGATCTTGTAGTCAAGAATCAG GAGTTTATCGAAGCTACACGCGAAAGGAGTCTCACTTATCTCCTAGCAAAGTTTGATGGTCTACTCGGGTTAGGATTTCAGGAGATTTCAGTCGGAAATGCGGTACCAGTTTGGTACAACATGGTGGATCAAGGACTAGTGAAGGATAAAGTTTTCTCATTCTGGCTAAACCGTGATACCAAAGCTGAAGTTGGAGGTGAGATTGTGTTTGGCGGTGTTGATCCGGCTCACTTCAAAGGCAACCACACCTATGTCCCTGTCACTAGAAAAGGCTATTGGCAG ACCGTGATTGCACAAATAAACCACGCAATTGGCGCTAAGGGAGTTGTAAGTGCTGAGTGCAATGAAATTATCTCTCAATATGGAGAAATGATATGGGATCTGTTAGTTTCAAAG GTGCCACGTCGTCAAGTGTGTAAAGACCTCGGACTCTGCGTTTTCCGACAAGA GACCGGAATAAAATCAGTTGTGGAGAAAGAAAGATCATCAGCTCTATGTAAAGTTTGTGAGatggttgttgtttggattcatACAAAACTGAAAATGAATGAAACCAAAGAGAAAGTGTTTGAATACGTATACCAGCTTTGTGAGAGCCATCTCAGTCCCGCAGGCGAGGCAGTTTTCGACTGCAATAACATCGAAAACATGCCAGATGTTACATTTACAATTGGAGGCAACCACTTCTCTCTCACCCCTCAacag TACATTCTCAAAACTCGAGTTGCATTCTCAAATACTGAGATGTGCATAAGCGGGTTTGCCGGTTACGACTTGCCTTCACCGACTGGTCCTCTCTG GATTATTGGGGATGTCTTTATGGGAGCCTACCACACCGTATTTGATTCAGGCAATCTTCAAATCGGAATAGCAGTAGCTACATAA
- the LOC104759012 gene encoding aspartic proteinase A1-like isoform X1, which yields MVSSEARRNKFIHQATCFCLLAILLHPTTSTNLFRVGLKKRQLELDDIRASRVISKLKYSHSQHPTDYYHSFATLGGGSSDHDHQVILKNYLNAQYYGVIAIGTPPQEFKVLFDTGSSNLWVPSSKCYLSLTCYLHPKYKSTKSKTYTKNGKPGTIKYGSGSMSGFFSEDNVKVGDLVVKNQEFIEATRERSLTYLLAKFDGLLGLGFQEISVGNAVPVWYNMVDQGLVKDKVFSFWLNRDTKAEVGGEIVFGGVDPAHFKGNHTYVPVTRKGYWQFNMGDIFVNNNSTGFCEEGCSAIMYSGTSLIAGPTTVIAQINHAIGAKGVVSAECNEIISQYGEMIWDLLVSKVPRRQVCKDLGLCVFRQETGIKSVVEKERSSALCKVCEMVVVWIHTKLKMNETKEKVFEYVYQLCESHLSPAGEAVFDCNNIENMPDVTFTIGGNHFSLTPQQYILKTRVAFSNTEMCISGFAGYDLPSPTGPLWIIGDVFMGAYHTVFDSGNLQIGIAVAT from the exons ATGGTTTCCTCTGAAGCACGAAGAAACAAATTTATCCATCAAGCCACTTGTTTCTGTCTCTTAGCAATCTTGCTTCATCCAACAACCTCCACTAATCTGTTTCGTGTTGGTCTGAAGAAGAGACAGCTTGAGCTTGACGATATAAGAGCCAGCAGAGTGATCAGTAAGCTGAAATATTCACATTCACAACATCCCACAGATTATTACCATTCTTTTGCTACTTTAGGAGGTGGTTCTAGTGACCATGATCATCAGGTGATTCTTAAAAACTACTTAAACGCTCAATACTATGGAGTTATTGCAATCGGAACGCCTCCACAAGAATTCAAAGTTCTATTCGATACCGGAAGTTCCAATCTTTGGGTTCCATCTTCAAAATGCTACTTATCC CTAACTTGTTATCTCCATCCCAAGTACAAGTCCACCAAATCCAAAACATACACCAAGAATG GAAAGCCAGGTACAATAAAATATGGGTCAGGTTCGATGTCTGGCTTCTTTAGCGAGGACAATGTGAAAGTTGGTGATCTTGTAGTCAAGAATCAG GAGTTTATCGAAGCTACACGCGAAAGGAGTCTCACTTATCTCCTAGCAAAGTTTGATGGTCTACTCGGGTTAGGATTTCAGGAGATTTCAGTCGGAAATGCGGTACCAGTTTGGTACAACATGGTGGATCAAGGACTAGTGAAGGATAAAGTTTTCTCATTCTGGCTAAACCGTGATACCAAAGCTGAAGTTGGAGGTGAGATTGTGTTTGGCGGTGTTGATCCGGCTCACTTCAAAGGCAACCACACCTATGTCCCTGTCACTAGAAAAGGCTATTGGCAG TTTAACATGGGCGATATCTTCGTTAATAACAACTCAACTG GTTTTTGTGAGGAAGGTTGTAGTGCAATTATGTACTCAGGAACTTCACTAATTGCTGGACCAACT ACCGTGATTGCACAAATAAACCACGCAATTGGCGCTAAGGGAGTTGTAAGTGCTGAGTGCAATGAAATTATCTCTCAATATGGAGAAATGATATGGGATCTGTTAGTTTCAAAG GTGCCACGTCGTCAAGTGTGTAAAGACCTCGGACTCTGCGTTTTCCGACAAGA GACCGGAATAAAATCAGTTGTGGAGAAAGAAAGATCATCAGCTCTATGTAAAGTTTGTGAGatggttgttgtttggattcatACAAAACTGAAAATGAATGAAACCAAAGAGAAAGTGTTTGAATACGTATACCAGCTTTGTGAGAGCCATCTCAGTCCCGCAGGCGAGGCAGTTTTCGACTGCAATAACATCGAAAACATGCCAGATGTTACATTTACAATTGGAGGCAACCACTTCTCTCTCACCCCTCAacag TACATTCTCAAAACTCGAGTTGCATTCTCAAATACTGAGATGTGCATAAGCGGGTTTGCCGGTTACGACTTGCCTTCACCGACTGGTCCTCTCTG GATTATTGGGGATGTCTTTATGGGAGCCTACCACACCGTATTTGATTCAGGCAATCTTCAAATCGGAATAGCAGTAGCTACATAA